Below is a window of Pogona vitticeps strain Pit_001003342236 chromosome 9, PviZW2.1, whole genome shotgun sequence DNA.
tcagtgctctaaatcagtggttcttaacctgggcgataatgctccccagggggcgatttcatttttcaggggggcagtagaatgaaaaggggcggcgtgggggcgctggagcagaaggggggcggtagggggcgctggagcaagccaaacctgtgaagatggctgcagcctttttactatgtgcatgaatatatattttcctcctatcttaatttagtttcggagttttcgtcttgaaatttttagttcctgcattttatgccctttttatatttctttttgagtcttaaaatttgcttgcaactaaatcattaaatgttactttttgggggcatttcattttcttggaattgaattttgttttcaggggtcattggatttaagtgtcttaaacaaacaaacaaacaaacaaacaaacaaacaaacaaacaaacaaacaaacaaacaaacaaacaaacaaacaaataaataaataaataaataaataaataaataaataaataaataaataaataaataaataagatataataagaaataagagggggcgatgataacttcctcaatggctcaagggggcgtttttttcaaaaaggttaagaaccactgccctaaataaGAGAATGGCCAGGGGACTCAGGACAAATAATTTATGGAATTATTGTTTCCTTCTCAGCATCTACCAAGACATGTTTTCTCTCTCAAATAATAGAGCCATCCCTACTGACAAGTTAGCTTTTCAGAGGCAGAAAACATCTGTACCAGCAGCATCCATTGTGGTTGGTGGGGTGGAAAGCACAGCAGCAAGTGTGGTCCGTAGCGCTCATGCAAAAGTGCATATTTGTACACATTTTGGCAGGTGATCAAACAATTTTCACATGTACACATAGAGACACTGCTTCTCCTCTGTCCCATTCATTTCCTCCACAGCTttgttgaaaacaaacaaaaattggtCCTGAATGAGGAAGGTCCCTAACATTTTTGACTGAGGGTAGCCTGAGACCGACATCACCCAATGTCCTCTTCACCCTTAAGGACCGGACTCCACTGGGAGAAATGTTATCTTTCCTCACTTTCCTCACTTAGGGTCTAGGAAAAGCCTGCCGTTCATTAGAATTGTCATCAGTTCTGGGACTTGGCTATTTTCTTACAGCAATCTCACCATCCTTATCGGGAAGCACGACCTACAAAAGCATGAGGAGGGAGAACATGTTTCCAACGTAACCAAGGCCATCGTGCACCCCGAGTTTGAAAAAATGACCCTGAAAAATGACCTCATGCTTCTGCGGATGTACCAGCCTGCCCAGCTGGGGGACACAGTTAAGGTCATCCCTGTGCCTAAAGAATGTGCACCCGTTGGAACCATGTGTGTGGTGTCTGGCTGGGGCACCACAAGTTTCCCTGATGGTAAGGATAAAAGCTGGGAGTTCCTTGTTAACTTTTGGGAAGAATTTGAGGCAGAAACTAGGGGTGTGAGAGGCTGTGAAGCAGTCCTACAATCCTGTTCCTACTCATTCAAAAGCAAGGTCTTGGGAACATTggcactcccagaattcccctgtgCTTGACATAAATTGCCCATGCGTGACATATATGACAATATATACATGTAATGCATgaacatataataaaaataaaccccTCCTGGACTGAGCCACCAGAAGGTACTTACGTATtatattagaatcatagaataatgaagttggaaggggcctataaggccattaagtccaaccctctgcttgatgcaggaacacaaagcaaaggatatctgccagttgcttgtctaggtttctcttgaatgcctccagcattggagcactcaccacctctcgagctAATAGGCTCttctgtcatactgctctaacagttaggaagtttttcctgatattcaatctcaatctggcttcctgtaatttgagtgcattgcactccgggatgattgagaatagatatTCTATTAATTTGGTGGAATTTTGTTGGTAAGAGtaagaaaatttaaaacttttaagATGTTCGAAACCAGCAAATAAAAAGTCCCTGCTGTGATTCTTGGATGGGACGTGTGCCTCCTTGATCATCACAGCAGGGCAAGTTTATATGCTGGCTAGGAAAGGAGTGAAAGTTCCTAATTTTCTTACATCAAACAGCAGATTTTCAGCCAATGGAATATATTGCATTATATTGCGTTATATTATATTGCATTATATTGTATGAGATGAGATGCATTTATATCCCATGCTTTTTCCAATGAGTTCAGATTGCATACATGCTTTCTCTTCACAACATCTCTAAGAGGTAAATCAAGGGGAGATTACAGTCTGGATTTATTTCACAAGGCTCACTTGTGTCACTAACCATTACACCCCCTTGACTCACAATGATCTGGAATGACAGAATTTGGAATCCAGCAGCAGCATCTTGAGTGCCACCAGTTTCCAATTTTGGGACATGAAGTAACTTCATCTGCACATGTTGTTTCCAGATATAAGAAGGGAGCAGAGTTTGTGAGGAAGCATCCAGAAATTAAAGTGCAGTACCGGTAGGACCAAGCTTCAAACAGCCCATGATTTAGTCATTCATTCAAGCGCATTCATCTTGCAGTAAATTACACCAATACCCTGCAATGTGCGAAGATCAGCGTCTTGAGGAAAGAACTCTGCCAATCTGCATATGGAAACTACTTTACAGAAAAACAGATCTGTGCAGGAGCACTGGAAGGGGGCATAGATTCATGCCGGGTGAGTGACAAAAACAGAATGGATACAGGTTGCACAAACAGCTACCAACCCAAGTAAAGACAGTGAGCAAAGCAATACTAATTGGGGGTCACTGGGGACCTGTGTTCCCAACATCCACACTACTTtagtctttcccctcccctcccctccaacccTAGAGAAAATTATGTGGTAGTTCCAACCTCTGTCTCATCCCCATTGGTTCAAAGGGATCAAGATTGTTTTTTGACtctaactcccataattcctcagcCAGCTAGGCTATTCTGacagttctagtccaaaaaaggaacttattCCATCTTGGGTAAGGGTCCAAGACATGTAGCCTCTTAAAGAAAAGGGGGCTTTGGTTTGAACAAATAAGAGGCTGCCCCCTCTGAAATAGATGGCAGCCTGACTCCATGAAGCTACATGGTCATGCAAGCTGgaatattctgggagttataggtcAACAACAGCAATCACTTTATAAAGTGGAAAAAAATGCTTAAAACAGAACTCAATGCAAAAGGGAAAATCACTCCCTTTAACAGCTGGGTAAACCCAGTATCAACATATTCTTTGGAATAGTGGGCTGTGATCTTGAGGATTTAAACTGGAAAATCTGAATTCTCCTGTCGAAACACCAGTGCCATCTTGCAAAGGCATGTGCAGAGTATCTTTATTTGCCATGGAGCATGGGCAGGTACAGGCTTGTCAAGCTCAAGAATCTCTGTATGGGTCAAACAGTCAAACTTCCCACCTATTTCCATGGGAGCACATTCTGTTTCATCAGATGATAGGAGAAGACCATAAAGGATTAATAGAATTACAACTTGCAAGTGAGAACCAAGCTATGTTAATGAAAGACCCACCGCACAGGGATCCATGGCTTGAGAAGCCATTGCAAAGGCAGAGTAGGAATTGGGGACAtacagtcttccagatgttgtttgaccTTGACACCCATCATCCAGTGAGGAATTGTATGGCTCACTGTCCAGCTTCTGGACAGCAACATATTCCCCATTCTTGACATGGAGCTGTACCTGCCTCCTAATTACAAAAGAGCAATTTCTACATGAGAAATAGGAAACCTATATCCAAAAgtaatgtttttatttgctttgttttcctatAGAAATGTAGGTCTGTTTTAATCTGAGATCTCCTAAGactgcttcctttttaaaaccttGCATTTAATTAGACTTCCCAATTTGGACTTTTAACATTCTGCTTTGCTGAATCTACAGGGTGATTCTGGAAGCCCCCTGGTTTGCAATGGGCTCCTGCATGGTTTAGTGTCATGGGGACCTCAGACATGTGGAGCCAAGAACAGTCCTGCCATTTACACAGAGATCTGCAAATATAGAGACTGGATCGAAGAGACCATAGCTACACGTTGACTCACAAGTACGCATGACTTCAAGGCAGATGTCCCATAATAAATGAATGGAGCCACTGTGGTATCTGGTCCTTGTTTCGAGCCTTATTTGCTCACATGGCAGAGAAAGCTAGGAGCCCCTTTCAACCTGTGGCTGTAGAAAGTCACTCCCATTTCTGGGTGATTTCAATTGTCTTGAAGAACCAAGTGGAATAAGACTGTTGGAAAGGTCACATATATCATTACAGCTTTTCGAGCAACCTGCAAAAAGGAGTTTTAGCTTGTCCAACTTGTCCAGAAGGCAGATTTCAGCTAAACATAGAAGAATTTTCTTAGTAGTAAAAACTGTTTGGTGGTAAAACTGTGTCCCAACAGGAGGTGGTGGGCTATCCTTTGCGGGTGATATTTAAGGATAGCCATCTGTAAGGGATGCTGTAGCTGCCTTCCTGCGGTGTAGACTCAGCATTGAGAGGGTGCTGGGCAAGGTAACCTTTTAAGATTTcttttaacacagtggttctcaactgttggccctccagatgggctgggacttcagctcccaggagCCCCACTTCCCTTGGCAAATGGCCGAAGGTCCTCAGAGCTGCAGTTCAGAACAGCTAGAGCAGTTGTCctcaaccttgggtttccagatgttcttggactacaactcccagaaatcctggtcagcagaggtggtggcaaaggcttctgggagttgtagtccaaaaacatctggaggcccaagattggggaccactaaGCTAGAGGAACACTGTTTTAATTCTTAAGGTGTATGACTTCACAGTGGTTTACAGGTAACTTCTTTTCAATCATGGAATCTCTCCTTATTTAGAAGGAGCTACTGGAATTAGATGGGGAAACACAGAGCAAGTTGCTCAAACACCATGACTATagcttgttttattatttcttaaGTCAGGAACAGGCAGCTCTCCACATCTTGTTCTCCAATAAATTCTAGCCAGCAAAACCAACTGCTTTGAGGTAGAATGGgactgatgggacttgtagtctaacatctggaaggtcatagGCTATCCATGCCTCATTGACAAGGACAGAGAACCTTTGTTCTGCTGGATGTTGCTAGAGTACAAATTTTGATCCCTGCCACTGCTCATGTTAATGGGatctggagtccaacaacatctggatgactGCAACATTTCCCACCTCTCTTCTGGAAAATCTGGAGCATCACTGATAGACACTGTAGACAATACTGAATCAGACTGACAAATAATCTATACTGATACCACTGAGTGTCCTCTTTTCCCCACATATTGAAAATTCCAGATTAGAACGGACAAACACTGGATGATGATCAAAAGTCagatttattataattaaaaatgGTTATGTTGGAAGCGATTGCTCCGAATCACTCCTTCTGTCATGGAGAACAGCTATTGCAACAACACCCACCTTCCATCCTGTTGTATTTGTATCCATACCTGACAATGACTAAAGAACAGAGTAGGGATTAGGGGCAGAttatcttccagatgttgttgggccaTAACTCCCATCATCGTGAGTCAGAAAAGCCAAAAAAGCAATGTCTACATGAGGAATAAGAAAcctgttgtgacaaacccagacctactgggatatgccacagtttcactaagctgccaccaaccattccctataagaagtcacacagaccagggatggattttcaacaaataaaagaataaggtttatttaaatacaacacacagggaaaataaaatgatcaggtgaataagatatagtaacgtggcttagtctcattcatacatgcacacagtttggttcacacagaacacttaacttgaagcacagaccctgaacctatcagttctggctaaccatacagacacctgaacctatcaggttggtactgactgacacacagtagtaccctgtctgacacacagactcccacaccagcttcttcttcccagctgctgcttcttctcttccaGCTTTTCTCCCTCAGCTCTCCTaaacttcacacaggcttcacatatatatatagtacagcccctcctcctgatgtcccgccttccactccccataggatggaactttccctccaaacccatgacagacaggtaacatcagtgctgtatgtaacacctcccctctttataagttgttttgtagggggaaagctaacgtgctttttcccaaaaaaacaacctggataaaacacacaacaacagttatacatacaataccatacttacttatacttacattctaagttaaccatatcaattaggcatttaaacatttaccatatacattacatcaagttacctttattcatacaaaccaaattcaaaaaacaggtacatttaactttttgtcatcaatatatatacatagtccatgtttctttcgccgtcttcattcttcaggtcttcttgacaaggcgtcagcaacacagttcactgaccctctgaccaccttcacttcaaagtcatagtcctgcagatttaaagcccacctcataagtttactattgtgggttttcattgtctttaaccattgcagtggtgaatggtcagtgcacagagtaaaatgtcttccccagatgtaaggcttggccttctggatcgcgtagactatggccagacactctttctccacggttgccaaatgtctctcacctttctggagtttcctactcaggtaggacactggatgctggtcaccattctcatcctcctggcaaagaactgctcctaccccgctgttagacgcatcggtgtagatgatgaactcccggtcgaagtctggagcacgcagcactggatagttgatgagcgcctgcttcaacctctggaacgcctcctcacagtcgctggtccacgggatgcggtcatcagccttcttcctcgtcagatcggtcagcggagccgcaatctcgctaaacctcgggatgaactttctgtagtagcccaccaacccaagaaatgatttgacttttttcttggtgttgggtctgggccaatcacgaacagcttctattttggcctccaggggttttatcactcctccccctaccatgtgacccaagtattttctttctgggctacccagctgcagtttgttctctttgcagagcctaggcccaagcacttcctcccctggattaaagcgcctctccctgccttcctggtcatcccaagctttctttctgaccttttgagcttgcagggtctctgctgctagctctaggtttctctttaggtcaatccttaaagagtctatgtatgtcacaacgtcttgtgggtcatcctgggtgatctgctcccaattttgtttgatcaaatcaaggggccctttcacccttctcccaaataaaagttcaaatggactgaacccggtactggcttgtggcactgatcgataagcaaacaaaagggattgcagcttctggtcccaattgtttggattctctgccaagtaagccctaatcatgcgcattagagtcccattgaacttctcagttaacccattactttcagggtgataggcagtggtttccttgtgcttaattccacagatttgccataagcgtttcatgagcttcgatgtgaacgatgcgcccaaatctgtgattatttctgaggcaaatcccatcctggacatataccccaccaaggcatctgccactgtgttagtctcgatgttagtcaagggtatggcttcagggtacctcgtggcatggtccacaatggtgagaatgaacctgttccccctctttgtggccttgggcaaaggtcccacaatatccacccctatacatttgaacggagtgtcaatcacaggcaaagggcacaactttgctttggtcctgtcgcggctattcccctg
It encodes the following:
- the LOC110089676 gene encoding trypsin; the encoded protein is MEQLLNMVLFLASTVSSQTGSRIIGGSECVAHSQPWLIFLSNSEKTRCGGALINEHWVITAGHCQGSNLTILIGKHDLQKHEEGEHVSNVTKAIVHPEFEKMTLKNDLMLLRMYQPAQLGDTVKVIPVPKECAPVGTMCVVSGWGTTSFPDVNYTNTLQCAKISVLRKELCQSAYGNYFTEKQICAGALEGGIDSCRGDSGSPLVCNGLLHGLVSWGPQTCGAKNSPAIYTEICKYRDWIEETIATR